The Erigeron canadensis isolate Cc75 chromosome 4, C_canadensis_v1, whole genome shotgun sequence genome window below encodes:
- the LOC122598166 gene encoding protein XRI1-like — MGDLHSITYFSNHPNNHESSMCWDFHNFQLLNTHDISHCMETNITPQFYDQSMLDSDLSSGYLEDALFEFRSKRRRLTRTYDDLFQPNNQNSTPSSIPSYWDFNATHDQIENFGGLNVSGDDNSTSSSQSKSSSINNNNFFEKENINSSDQVTSCGIDERKKKVITRVVYPFALVKPGGFKGDMTLNDINERILMPPTRPVRHPVGDFACRRLVSLDGPGLSGKAVVALTRIQTHGRGTITIIRTKN; from the exons atgggtgaccttcaTTCTATTACTTACTTTAGCAATCATCCAAATAACCATGAGTCTTCCATGTGTTGGGACTTCCACAATTTTCAACTTCTCAACACTCATGACATCTCTCATT GTATGGAGACTAACATCACTCCACAATTCTATGATCAATCAATGTTGGATTCCGATCTCTCATCGGGTTATTTAGAGGATGCTTTATTCGAATTTAGATCCAAACGACGACGTTTAACAAGGACTTATGATGACCTTTTTCAACCCAACAACCAGAATTCAACACCTTCCTCAATTCCA AGCTATTGGGATTTCAATGCTACACATGATCAAATTGAGAATTTTGGTGGGCTTAATG TAAGTGGTGATGACAATTCAACTTCATCTTCACAAAGCAAGAGTAGTtctatcaacaacaacaatttctttgaaaaagaaaatatcaatTCATCAGACCAAGTCACTAGCT GTGGAATAGATGAGAGAAAAAAGAAGGTGATAACAAGAGTGGTGTATCCATTTGCATTGGTGAAGCCCGGAGGATTCAAAGGAGACATGACCCTAAATGACATCAATGAGAGGATCTTAATGCCCCCGACTAGACCCGTGAGGCACCCGGTCGGAGACTTTGCTTGTCGACGATTGGTTTCACTAGACGGACCAGGGCTATCCGGGAAGGCAGTGGTGGCTCTCACTCGAATTCAAACTCATGGGAGGGGCACAATCACCATTATCAGGACAAAAAACTGA